Proteins from a genomic interval of Pseudophryne corroboree isolate aPseCor3 chromosome 4, aPseCor3.hap2, whole genome shotgun sequence:
- the TLR5 gene encoding toll-like receptor 5 isoform X1 produces the protein MREVYDTGTEVCLQLSLNSELRTPGASCRQIMYYHLVLLFGGLGLAYSREFQCETVGRIAWFQFCNLTQIPLITNSTAKLILNFNYIHEVNSTSFPLLEKLVELQLSSQQTEKLTIQKNSFRNLPNLITLDLSYNIMLVLDQDAFVGLSRLENLILYYNSLNSSILENNYFRDLISLQYLDLSSNTITYLKPNPLFYYLHYFNLLSLKSNRITRICEGDLHSFQYKFFTVMDLSANWFSFLDTSPWGLCGNPFRNIYFDTLILSNNSFNDRSTIALCNVLNGTKLVQLKLNGHGMGPGFGFKNFKDPDNATFAGLVNSNLKILDISIGRIFSLKPYVFGKLSDLQMLILSDNKINQIEQDAFQGLHKLEYLYMISNLLGEIYNDAFAGLTNLAQIHLNNNHIGQIANDAFANLPNLQFVDLRGNAIKSIWFCDYMPFVIFIGLRENKLKSIDSEDLKSETVDLSENQLENLSHLSKLLRNPLVKNISLRKNRLSTCYDFEISRNNSLSYLDLSDNMIQLIWGQGYCLDMFQNLSSLQQLNLMNNYLRSIPDRLFTVLTSLQILNLSSNFFTHLTPGIFPNSLETLDVSKNQLLSPNPKVFLTLKALDITDNKFICECQLMDFLVWLNQTNTSLLGSPNDIYCVYPDQFLYKPLYVLEYVECDENVALRPLMFSLFVFTAVVIITFLTSVIVYNHFRGVFFGLYKRMIKSILEEGSQGESSYKYDAYLCYARKDFEWVERVFLRNLDSEYCDKNRFSLCFEERNFIPGEDHIINIRDAIWNSKKTICIVTKQFLQDGWCVEAFNYAQSRYFTELKDVLIMVVAGSLSQYQLKKYKPIRAYIQRSPYLKWPEDYQDVDWFLSRLSYKILKEEKLENRDVEVSTKGSALELHQIATIS, from the coding sequence GCAGATCATGTATTACCACCTGGTTCTCCTCTTTGGTGGCCTTGGCCTTGCCTACAGCAGGGAGTTCCAATGTGAGACTGTTGGACGGATAGCCTGGTTCCAATTCTGCAACTTGACTCAGATCCCTCTGATAACAAATAGCACTGCAAAGCTGATATTAAATTTTAACTACATCCATGAGGTCAATTCCACATCTTTCCCACTACTGGAGAAATTGGTAGAATTACAATTGTCCAGCCAGCAAACAGAGAAACTAACAATCCAGAAGAACAGCTTCCGAAATCTGCCGAACCTCATTACGCTAGACCTGTCCTATAACATTATGCTGGTCCTGGATCAAGACGCTTTCGTTGGCTTGTCAAGACTGGAGAACCTTATATTATACTACAACAGTTTAAACAGCTCCATTCTGGAAAATAACTACTTTAGGGACCTGATATCTTTGCAATACTTGGACCTTTCCAGTAACACGATTACATACCTCAAACCCAATCCATTGTTCTACTATTTACATTACTTTAATCTACTAAGCCTAAAAAGCAATCGGATAACCAGAATTTGTGAAGGAGATCTCCACAGCTTCCAGTACAAATTCTTCACCGTCATGGACCTGTCAGCCAATTGGTTTTCTTTCTTAGACACCAGTCCCTGGGGACTGTGCGGAAATCCTTTCCGCAATATTTATTTTGATACACTAATCCTTTCCAACAATTCCTTTAACGACCGGTCTACAATAGCGCTGTGCAATGTGTTAAACGGAACCAAACTTGTGCAGCTAAAGCTAAATGGACATGGAATGGGACCAGGATTTGGGTTCAAAAACTTCAAGGATCCAGATAACGCCACCTTCGCCGGACTGGTGAATAGTAATCTGAAAATTCTCGATATATCTATAGGGAGGATTTTTTCACTGAAACCATATGTGTTTGGTAAACTGTCCGATTTGCAGATGCTTATCCTCTCGGACAACAAAATAAATCAAATTGAACAAGACGCGTTTCAAGGTCTCCACAAACTCGAATACCTTTATATGATCTCTAACCTATTGGGTGAAATATATAATGACGCTTTTGCCGGGCTGACAAATTTAGCCCAAATTCACCTGAACAACAATCATATTGGGCAAATCGCCAATGACGCCTTTGCAAACCTCCCAAATCTGCAGTTTGTCGACCTACGGGGCAACGCAATCAAAAGCATTTGGTTTTGCGATTACATGCCGTTTGTGATCTTTATTGGTTTGAGAGAAAATAAGCTGAAAAGCATTGACAGCGAAGATTTGAAATCCGAGACCGTGGATTTGTCAGAAAACCAGCTGGAGAACCTTAGTCACTTGTCCAAACTTCTGCGGAACCCGCTAGTTAAGAACATCTCCCTTAGAAAAAATCGTCTGTCTACTTGTTATGACTTCGAGATTTCGCGAAACAACTCACTGTCGTATCTGGACCTCTCTGACAACATGATCCAGTTAATTTGGGGACAAGGGTATTGTCTGGACATGTTTCAAAACCTTTCCTCACTTCAGCAATTAAACCTCATGAATAACTACCTTCGGTCCATTCCAGACAGGTTATTTACGGTTCTGACCTCCTTGCAAATTCTTAACTTGTCATCCAACTTTTTCACACATCTTACACCAGGCATTTTTCCTAACAGTCTGGAGACCTTGGATGTGTCGAAGAACCAGCTACTCTCACCTAATCCCAAGGTGTTTTTGACTTTGAAAGCCCTTGATATAACAGATAACAAGTTCATCTGCGAATGCCAGCTTATGGATTTTCTAGTATGGTTAAACCAAACTAACACTAGTCTACTGGGGTCACCCAATGACATCTACTGCGTCTATCCTGACCAATTTCTCTATAAGCCACTTTACGTTCTTGAGTACGTGGAATGCGATGAGAATGTCGCGTTGAGGCCGCTCATGTTCTCTCTGTTTGTTTTCACTGCGGTCGTCATCATAACTTTTTTAACATCGGTGATTGTGTACAATCATTTCCGCGGGGTCTTCTTCGGCCTCTACAAGAGAATGATAAAGTCCATACTCGAAGAGGGGTCGCAAGGGGAAAGCTCTTACAAGTACGATGCCTACTTGTGTTACGCCCGTAAGGACTTTGAGTGGGTGGAAAGGGTCTTCCTCAGAAACCTCGATTCCGAGTACTGTGACAAGAACCGCTTTAGTCTGTGCTTTGAGGAGAGAAATTTCATCCCTGGGGAGGACCATATCATAAATATTCGTGATGCCATTTGGAACAGCAAGAAAACCATTTGCATTGTGACGAAACAGTTCCTCCAAGATGGATGGTGCGTTGAAGCATTCAACTATGCCCAGAGCCGATATTTTACCGAATTGAAGGATGTCCTAATCATGGTGGTGGCCGGGTCACTCTCGCAGTACCAGCTGAAGAAGTATAAACCAATCCGGGCATATATACAACGGAGCCCGTATCTGAAATGGCCGGAAGACTACCAGGATGTAGACTGGTTTCTCAGCAGACTTTCCTACAAAATATTAAAGGAGGAGAAGTTAGAAAACAGAGACGTTGAAGTGTCGACAAAAGGTTCCGCTCTAGAACTTCATCAGATAGCGACCATTTCTTGA
- the TLR5 gene encoding toll-like receptor 5 isoform X2 has protein sequence MTQGQRQIMYYHLVLLFGGLGLAYSREFQCETVGRIAWFQFCNLTQIPLITNSTAKLILNFNYIHEVNSTSFPLLEKLVELQLSSQQTEKLTIQKNSFRNLPNLITLDLSYNIMLVLDQDAFVGLSRLENLILYYNSLNSSILENNYFRDLISLQYLDLSSNTITYLKPNPLFYYLHYFNLLSLKSNRITRICEGDLHSFQYKFFTVMDLSANWFSFLDTSPWGLCGNPFRNIYFDTLILSNNSFNDRSTIALCNVLNGTKLVQLKLNGHGMGPGFGFKNFKDPDNATFAGLVNSNLKILDISIGRIFSLKPYVFGKLSDLQMLILSDNKINQIEQDAFQGLHKLEYLYMISNLLGEIYNDAFAGLTNLAQIHLNNNHIGQIANDAFANLPNLQFVDLRGNAIKSIWFCDYMPFVIFIGLRENKLKSIDSEDLKSETVDLSENQLENLSHLSKLLRNPLVKNISLRKNRLSTCYDFEISRNNSLSYLDLSDNMIQLIWGQGYCLDMFQNLSSLQQLNLMNNYLRSIPDRLFTVLTSLQILNLSSNFFTHLTPGIFPNSLETLDVSKNQLLSPNPKVFLTLKALDITDNKFICECQLMDFLVWLNQTNTSLLGSPNDIYCVYPDQFLYKPLYVLEYVECDENVALRPLMFSLFVFTAVVIITFLTSVIVYNHFRGVFFGLYKRMIKSILEEGSQGESSYKYDAYLCYARKDFEWVERVFLRNLDSEYCDKNRFSLCFEERNFIPGEDHIINIRDAIWNSKKTICIVTKQFLQDGWCVEAFNYAQSRYFTELKDVLIMVVAGSLSQYQLKKYKPIRAYIQRSPYLKWPEDYQDVDWFLSRLSYKILKEEKLENRDVEVSTKGSALELHQIATIS, from the coding sequence GCAGATCATGTATTACCACCTGGTTCTCCTCTTTGGTGGCCTTGGCCTTGCCTACAGCAGGGAGTTCCAATGTGAGACTGTTGGACGGATAGCCTGGTTCCAATTCTGCAACTTGACTCAGATCCCTCTGATAACAAATAGCACTGCAAAGCTGATATTAAATTTTAACTACATCCATGAGGTCAATTCCACATCTTTCCCACTACTGGAGAAATTGGTAGAATTACAATTGTCCAGCCAGCAAACAGAGAAACTAACAATCCAGAAGAACAGCTTCCGAAATCTGCCGAACCTCATTACGCTAGACCTGTCCTATAACATTATGCTGGTCCTGGATCAAGACGCTTTCGTTGGCTTGTCAAGACTGGAGAACCTTATATTATACTACAACAGTTTAAACAGCTCCATTCTGGAAAATAACTACTTTAGGGACCTGATATCTTTGCAATACTTGGACCTTTCCAGTAACACGATTACATACCTCAAACCCAATCCATTGTTCTACTATTTACATTACTTTAATCTACTAAGCCTAAAAAGCAATCGGATAACCAGAATTTGTGAAGGAGATCTCCACAGCTTCCAGTACAAATTCTTCACCGTCATGGACCTGTCAGCCAATTGGTTTTCTTTCTTAGACACCAGTCCCTGGGGACTGTGCGGAAATCCTTTCCGCAATATTTATTTTGATACACTAATCCTTTCCAACAATTCCTTTAACGACCGGTCTACAATAGCGCTGTGCAATGTGTTAAACGGAACCAAACTTGTGCAGCTAAAGCTAAATGGACATGGAATGGGACCAGGATTTGGGTTCAAAAACTTCAAGGATCCAGATAACGCCACCTTCGCCGGACTGGTGAATAGTAATCTGAAAATTCTCGATATATCTATAGGGAGGATTTTTTCACTGAAACCATATGTGTTTGGTAAACTGTCCGATTTGCAGATGCTTATCCTCTCGGACAACAAAATAAATCAAATTGAACAAGACGCGTTTCAAGGTCTCCACAAACTCGAATACCTTTATATGATCTCTAACCTATTGGGTGAAATATATAATGACGCTTTTGCCGGGCTGACAAATTTAGCCCAAATTCACCTGAACAACAATCATATTGGGCAAATCGCCAATGACGCCTTTGCAAACCTCCCAAATCTGCAGTTTGTCGACCTACGGGGCAACGCAATCAAAAGCATTTGGTTTTGCGATTACATGCCGTTTGTGATCTTTATTGGTTTGAGAGAAAATAAGCTGAAAAGCATTGACAGCGAAGATTTGAAATCCGAGACCGTGGATTTGTCAGAAAACCAGCTGGAGAACCTTAGTCACTTGTCCAAACTTCTGCGGAACCCGCTAGTTAAGAACATCTCCCTTAGAAAAAATCGTCTGTCTACTTGTTATGACTTCGAGATTTCGCGAAACAACTCACTGTCGTATCTGGACCTCTCTGACAACATGATCCAGTTAATTTGGGGACAAGGGTATTGTCTGGACATGTTTCAAAACCTTTCCTCACTTCAGCAATTAAACCTCATGAATAACTACCTTCGGTCCATTCCAGACAGGTTATTTACGGTTCTGACCTCCTTGCAAATTCTTAACTTGTCATCCAACTTTTTCACACATCTTACACCAGGCATTTTTCCTAACAGTCTGGAGACCTTGGATGTGTCGAAGAACCAGCTACTCTCACCTAATCCCAAGGTGTTTTTGACTTTGAAAGCCCTTGATATAACAGATAACAAGTTCATCTGCGAATGCCAGCTTATGGATTTTCTAGTATGGTTAAACCAAACTAACACTAGTCTACTGGGGTCACCCAATGACATCTACTGCGTCTATCCTGACCAATTTCTCTATAAGCCACTTTACGTTCTTGAGTACGTGGAATGCGATGAGAATGTCGCGTTGAGGCCGCTCATGTTCTCTCTGTTTGTTTTCACTGCGGTCGTCATCATAACTTTTTTAACATCGGTGATTGTGTACAATCATTTCCGCGGGGTCTTCTTCGGCCTCTACAAGAGAATGATAAAGTCCATACTCGAAGAGGGGTCGCAAGGGGAAAGCTCTTACAAGTACGATGCCTACTTGTGTTACGCCCGTAAGGACTTTGAGTGGGTGGAAAGGGTCTTCCTCAGAAACCTCGATTCCGAGTACTGTGACAAGAACCGCTTTAGTCTGTGCTTTGAGGAGAGAAATTTCATCCCTGGGGAGGACCATATCATAAATATTCGTGATGCCATTTGGAACAGCAAGAAAACCATTTGCATTGTGACGAAACAGTTCCTCCAAGATGGATGGTGCGTTGAAGCATTCAACTATGCCCAGAGCCGATATTTTACCGAATTGAAGGATGTCCTAATCATGGTGGTGGCCGGGTCACTCTCGCAGTACCAGCTGAAGAAGTATAAACCAATCCGGGCATATATACAACGGAGCCCGTATCTGAAATGGCCGGAAGACTACCAGGATGTAGACTGGTTTCTCAGCAGACTTTCCTACAAAATATTAAAGGAGGAGAAGTTAGAAAACAGAGACGTTGAAGTGTCGACAAAAGGTTCCGCTCTAGAACTTCATCAGATAGCGACCATTTCTTGA